A region of the Nocardia nova SH22a genome:
GCGAGCCCGCTGGCGGCGCCGGCCAGCGAGGTGGCGCCGACCTGCCCGGCCAGCAAGCCGAACTGGATGGACAGCGTCACGCCGATCGGGAGTGCGACGAAGATGGTGGGCAGCATGGCCGCCGACGCCATGAACGCCGCCTGGCGCACGAACTCCTCGACCTCGACGCGCCCGCGCAGGGTGTCGAGCACCAGATGCTGGAGCGTGCGGACGCCGAGCACGAACTGGCCGCCCACGGTCTCGAGCGCGGCCACCGGATGGCGGCGCAGATAGCGCCGAAACGACTGGGTGATCTGTTGCGAGGCAAGGAGTTTCGGTTCGTTCGCGTCGATGCTGCCGGGATCGGCGCGGAGTGGAAGGGGGTGTCGGTCGAGCGTCATGGGCACGTCTCTCGCGGATCGGATGCCGGGGTTCGCCGCCGCGGCGCCGGAATCGGCTGGCGCGGAACGGATTCGCTGCTGGCGGAAATCGGGTGTGTTGATCGGATGAGTGGCGTCGCCGCCGGTGTGCTAATCATGTGATCAGCATCCAGTGCTGATCACATGATTAGCATGATCCAGGTCACAGGTCAACCGCCGGCGTCGCCCGGCGCGGACCGGGGACCGGTATAACCGCAGATCCGCTGTATATTTGCGGATTCGGCCCACTCGGAGGTGGAACATGACATCGACACGGCGGATCGGCTCGCCCGATGCGAAGAGCCGGAAGCTGCTGCTGAACGCGGCCGAACAGCTCATGCTCGAAGAGGGTTACGCCGCGGTCAGTTCGCGCAATGTCGCCCGCAAGGCGGGATTGAAGTATCAGCTGGTCTGGTACTACTTCCGGAGTATGGACGAGCTGTTCCTCGCGGTCTTCCAGCGGCGTGCCGAGGAGGGGCTGAAGCGTCAGGCCGCCATCCTCGCATCGGAGGATCCGCTGCGCGAGCTCTGGCAGTTCGATCTCGACGCCGCCTCCAGCGGAGCCCTGACCATCGAGTTCGCCGCACTTGCCAACCATCGCAACGTGATTCGAGACGCGCTCGCCGACTATTCGCGTCGCTTCCGGGAGGCCGAGATCGAGATCGTGCGCACCGTACTGCGCCGGTACGAGGTCGACACCGAGCAGTGGCCCGCGGAGGTGGTGGCGTTCGTGATGGCGTCGACCTCGCGGACGATGGCGCTGGAGTGCGCGTTCGACATGACCGTCGCGCACGAGGAGACCCTGTCGTTCGTGCGCGAACATCTCGAACGGCTGGGGAAACTGCCACCGGAAATGCCTGCGTAGGAGCGGAATCCGAGATCATCACCGGCCGTGCCCGGGACGGGACGGCCCTTGACCTCCGATGACCCGGCGTGCTAATCATGTGGTCAGCATTGCTGAGCACTTGATCAGCGCGGAGGCCGTCGTAGCGCTCCGCCGCGAAGCAGACGGTGACGTCCGGCGGCCGTGCCGATGCTGTGTCCTTCACGAGGAGCCATCGTGAGCATGTTCGACGAGATCGACTTCTTCACCGACAAAACGATTGTCGACGACCCCTACCCCTACTTCGAATCATTGCGTGCCCGTTGCCCGGTCGCTCGCGAACCGCATCACGGCGTGCTGGCCGTGACCGGTTACGACGCCGCGGTCGAGGTGTATCGCAACCACGAGATCTTCTCGAGTTGCGTGGCGCCGAGCGGACCGTTTCCGGGCCTGCCCTTCGACCCGGAGGGCGCCGATATCGGTGCCATGATCGACAAGCACCGCGAGGCGTTTCCCCTGCACGAGCACATGGTCACCTTCGACCAGCCGCAGCACACCGCGCACCGGGATCTGCTCAAGGCATTGTTCACGCCCCGGCGGCTGAAACAGAACGAGGAATTCATGTGGGTCCAGGCGGACCGCATGGTCGACGAATTCATCGAGCGCGGCAAGGTGGAATTCCTGCACACCTACGCGCAGCCGTTCGCCATGCTGGTGATCGCCAATCTGCTCGGGGTGCCCGAAGAGGACTACAGCGATTTCCGCCGGGTGCTGTCGAACACCGCGCCGCCGGGCGCCATCGACGACGAGGTGATGGTGGGAAACCCGCTCGA
Encoded here:
- a CDS encoding TetR/AcrR family transcriptional regulator; translation: MTSTRRIGSPDAKSRKLLLNAAEQLMLEEGYAAVSSRNVARKAGLKYQLVWYYFRSMDELFLAVFQRRAEEGLKRQAAILASEDPLRELWQFDLDAASSGALTIEFAALANHRNVIRDALADYSRRFREAEIEIVRTVLRRYEVDTEQWPAEVVAFVMASTSRTMALECAFDMTVAHEETLSFVREHLERLGKLPPEMPA